A region of Procambarus clarkii isolate CNS0578487 chromosome 93, FALCON_Pclarkii_2.0, whole genome shotgun sequence DNA encodes the following proteins:
- the LOC138359803 gene encoding probable serine/threonine-protein kinase irlF, whose protein sequence is MMKTKMDNKKMNKEMDKKMDEAKIDEKETDETKTDKNKVDETKMDKKEMDKTRMDKKMVLKTERPQKKQQQQEEAHENRYCCAAVFLKEQQQQQEEDSSSNKKRTTADAAARRGQQQTQQQEEDSSRRSSKKRTAAAAATRRGQQQKQQQEEDNSRRSSKKRTTADAAARRGQQQTQQQEEDSRSSSKKRTTAEAAATKKQE, encoded by the exons ATGATGAAGACGAAGATGGATAACAAGAAAATGAATAAGGAAATGGATAAGAAGATGGATGAAGCGAAGATTGACGAGAAGGAAACGGATGAAACGAAGACAGATAAGAATAAAGTGGATGAGACGAAGATGGATAAGAAGGAAATGGATAAGACTAGGATGGATAAGAAGATGGTTCTGAAGA CAGAAAGGCCAcagaagaagcagcaacaacaggaagaGGCGCACGAGAACAGATACTGTTGTGCTGCTGTTTTCCtgaaagagcagcagcagcaacaagaagaggatagcagcagcaacaagaagaGGACAACAGCAGACGCAGCAGCAAGAAGAGGACAACAGCAGACGCAGCAACAAGAAGAAGACAGCAGCAGACGCAGCAGCAAGaagaggacagcagcagcagcagcaacaagaagaggacagcagcagaagcagcagcaagaaGAGGACAACAGCAGACGCAGCAGCAAGAAGAGGACAACAGCAGACGCAGCAGCAAGAAGAGGACAACAGCAGACGCAGCAGCAAGAAGaggacagcagaagcagcagcaagaaGAGGacaacagcagaagcagcagcaacaaaaaAGCAGGAGTAG